From one Geoalkalibacter halelectricus genomic stretch:
- a CDS encoding histidine triad nucleotide-binding protein: protein MSDNCIFCKIAAGEIPSRMVYQDDQVVAFEDLNPQAPHHILLVPRKHIRTTLDLTTADNELIGHIHQVAGRIAHDLEFAEDGFRLVNNCNEGAGQSVWHIHFHLLGGRDLTWPPG, encoded by the coding sequence ATGTCCGACAACTGTATCTTTTGTAAGATCGCGGCGGGCGAGATTCCCTCGCGCATGGTATATCAGGACGATCAGGTGGTGGCCTTCGAGGATCTCAATCCGCAGGCGCCGCATCACATTCTGCTGGTGCCGCGCAAGCACATCCGCACCACCCTCGATTTGACCACCGCCGACAATGAGTTGATCGGCCATATCCACCAGGTGGCGGGTCGGATCGCCCATGACCTCGAATTCGCCGAGGACGGCTTTCGCCTGGTCAACAACTGCAACGAAGGGGCCGGCCAGTCGGTGTGGCACATCCATTTTCATCTGTTGGGCGGTCGGGATCTGACCTGGCCTCCGGGCTAG
- a CDS encoding HD domain-containing protein encodes MNEADERTQKRLISEIMELLVTHYGGAMSEEELDDAIDALQRAFEMARASHEGQLRKSGEPYFFHPLRVAHLAARHWMDFSSIIASLMHDVVEDTPVTLAEVEKAFGGEVALLVNGLTKASDESLSREALKATTYRKTVLLAIEDVRVLCLKFWDRLDNLQTIGALHPDKQSLIAEETRAIYVPLAQHLGMGRVASELEALALRILYPRRYQRYQGVLEGLREQMEPFLRQMRSQLHNACEHQKLAVLLRDRWRPFSIAAAKVQHRGLATLYTLEIQVDRTMDAYLALGQLHSLFHPIPGKLRDHLHIVSQFGYQAIKTTIQAGEHRLRVEITTRKLARFNEAGVLAPGFEFSVSNFKGLMQSLTEGESVFDTESLRLASASIQVYTPAGDTRTLPEGSSALDFAFDIHEDLGLHARRARVNGQTRLLRYRLMDGDQVEIEQSPTPQVLPKWLEWAVTPRARNAVRRYLRSRVKGEEKNEAVVS; translated from the coding sequence ATGAACGAAGCCGACGAACGCACGCAGAAACGCCTGATCTCCGAAATCATGGAATTGCTCGTCACCCACTACGGTGGCGCCATGAGCGAGGAGGAACTCGACGACGCCATCGATGCCCTGCAGCGCGCCTTCGAGATGGCGCGCGCCTCCCACGAGGGGCAGTTGCGCAAATCTGGAGAACCCTATTTCTTTCATCCCCTGCGGGTTGCCCATCTGGCGGCCCGGCATTGGATGGATTTCAGTTCCATCATCGCCTCGCTGATGCACGATGTCGTCGAGGACACCCCCGTGACCCTCGCCGAGGTGGAGAAGGCTTTCGGCGGCGAGGTGGCGCTGTTGGTCAACGGCCTCACCAAGGCGTCGGATGAAAGCCTCAGCCGCGAGGCGCTCAAGGCCACAACCTATCGCAAGACCGTGCTGCTGGCCATTGAGGATGTGCGCGTCCTGTGCCTCAAATTCTGGGACCGACTGGACAACCTTCAGACCATCGGGGCCCTGCATCCCGACAAGCAGAGCCTGATTGCCGAGGAAACCCGCGCGATCTACGTTCCCCTTGCCCAGCACCTGGGCATGGGCCGGGTTGCTTCCGAGCTTGAGGCCCTGGCCCTGCGTATCCTCTACCCGCGCCGCTATCAGCGCTACCAAGGCGTGCTGGAGGGGTTGCGCGAGCAGATGGAGCCTTTTCTGCGCCAGATGCGCTCGCAGTTGCACAATGCCTGCGAACACCAGAAACTCGCTGTTTTGCTGCGCGATCGCTGGCGCCCCTTCTCCATTGCGGCCGCCAAGGTTCAGCACCGCGGGCTCGCCACCCTCTACACCCTTGAGATTCAAGTCGACCGCACCATGGATGCCTATCTGGCCCTGGGGCAGTTGCACAGCCTGTTTCACCCCATCCCGGGCAAGCTGCGCGATCATTTGCATATCGTTTCGCAGTTCGGCTATCAGGCGATCAAGACCACGATACAGGCCGGTGAGCATCGCCTGCGCGTCGAGATCACCACGCGTAAACTGGCGCGTTTCAACGAGGCCGGCGTTCTGGCGCCCGGCTTCGAGTTCAGCGTGAGCAATTTCAAGGGGTTGATGCAGTCGCTGACCGAAGGCGAATCGGTTTTCGATACCGAGAGCCTGCGTCTGGCCTCGGCATCCATCCAGGTCTATACCCCGGCCGGCGACACCCGTACCTTGCCGGAAGGCAGCAGCGCCCTGGATTTTGCCTTCGATATCCATGAGGACCTCGGACTGCATGCGCGTCGGGCGCGGGTCAACGGCCAGACGCGTCTGTTGCGTTATCGATTGATGGACGGTGACCAGGTGGAGATCGAACAAAGCCCCACGCCCCAGGTTCTGCCCAAATGGCTGGAGTGGGCGGTGACGCCGCGGGCGCGCAATGCCGTGCGCCGCTATTTGCGCAGCCGGGTTAAAGGAGAGGAAAAAAATGAGGCAGTGGTTTCCTAA
- a CDS encoding polysaccharide deacetylase family protein: protein MRQWFPKRPVAAFFLVAMLVAVGAEVVRAAEANVFVYHRFGDERHPSTNVSLEVFRAQLEMLREGDYRVLPLGEVVEHLRAGRDLPPRTLVLTIDDAYESFATGGFPLLREFGYPATLFVATDSVGRPGYLDWDQLRQMHEQGIEIGNHSAAHLHMAAPAVDEEPSAWRERMREDLERSQQAFQRHLGFAPKLFAYPYGEYSRALVELVRELGFEAAAAQHSGVVSSHSDLFALPRFPMGGVFATEDGFRDKVRMKALPVLAAQPDDPILVGENPPWLTLRIDPEGAADYTRLNFFVRGQAQSDIVLDPATPGLVRVRADEPLSARRTSYTLTAPGKDGRWHWYSFVWIRPEVPE, encoded by the coding sequence ATGAGGCAGTGGTTTCCTAAGCGGCCGGTGGCCGCTTTTTTCTTGGTGGCGATGTTGGTTGCGGTCGGCGCGGAGGTGGTCCGCGCCGCCGAGGCCAACGTGTTTGTCTATCACCGTTTCGGCGATGAGCGCCATCCCTCGACCAATGTGTCCCTGGAGGTTTTTCGCGCCCAGCTGGAGATGCTGCGCGAAGGGGATTACCGTGTTTTGCCCCTGGGCGAGGTGGTCGAGCATCTGCGTGCCGGGCGCGATCTGCCGCCGCGCACCCTGGTATTGACCATTGACGATGCTTATGAGAGTTTCGCCACCGGCGGTTTTCCGCTGTTGCGCGAATTCGGTTATCCCGCCACCTTGTTCGTCGCCACCGATTCCGTCGGTCGTCCCGGCTATCTGGATTGGGACCAATTGCGCCAGATGCACGAACAGGGGATAGAAATCGGCAACCACTCCGCCGCTCACCTGCATATGGCCGCCCCCGCGGTCGATGAGGAGCCCAGTGCCTGGCGCGAACGCATGCGCGAGGATCTGGAGCGCTCCCAGCAAGCCTTCCAGAGGCATCTTGGCTTTGCGCCCAAACTCTTTGCCTACCCCTACGGCGAATACAGCCGCGCTCTGGTCGAATTGGTGCGCGAACTCGGGTTTGAGGCCGCCGCCGCCCAGCACTCAGGAGTGGTGAGTTCTCACAGCGACCTTTTCGCCCTGCCGCGGTTTCCCATGGGCGGGGTGTTCGCCACGGAGGACGGTTTTCGCGACAAGGTGCGCATGAAAGCCCTGCCGGTCTTGGCGGCGCAGCCCGATGATCCGATCCTTGTCGGGGAAAATCCGCCCTGGTTGACGCTGCGCATCGACCCCGAGGGCGCGGCGGACTATACCCGACTTAATTTCTTTGTGCGGGGACAAGCGCAATCGGACATCGTTCTTGATCCAGCAACACCGGGGTTGGTGCGGGTGCGTGCCGATGAGCCACTTAGCGCGCGTCGCACCAGCTACACCCTGACCGCGCCGGGGAAAGATGGGCGCTGGCATTGGTACAGTTTTGTCTGGATTCGGCCTGAGGTGCCGGAATAA
- a CDS encoding nucleotide sugar dehydrogenase, with the protein MVTVEDIKTRRDSIALVGLGYVGLPLAAAFGRQARVIGFDISKKKIEELRCGIDATGELTPEELAATSIDYTDDPARLRDARFIIVTVPTPIDEHRKPDLTPLVASSTTIGRHLTPGTIVVYESTVYPGLTEEICLPILERESGLKCGVDFKLGYSPERINPGDKVHTVEKIVKVVAGQDEETLDTVAQVYEMVIAAGVHRASSIKVAEAAKVIENTQRDLNIALMNELAIIFNRLGIPTRDVLEAAGTKWNFLKFFPGLVGGHCIGVDPYYLTHKAEAVGYHPQVILAGRRINDGMGKYVAEMTVKKIIQADKAVKNARVLVLGLTFKENVPDIRNTKVVDIVHELREYGIEVLIHDPLAAPDEARHEYGLELAPLGEVGVLDAVILAVSHEAFHDLTPTRLKEMTDNGNGRGVVIDVKSVLDPQAIRDLGLVYWRL; encoded by the coding sequence ATGGTCACAGTTGAGGATATTAAAACACGCCGGGACAGCATCGCCCTGGTCGGTCTTGGCTACGTCGGGCTGCCCCTTGCGGCGGCCTTCGGTCGTCAGGCGCGGGTGATCGGCTTTGACATCAGCAAAAAGAAGATCGAGGAGTTGCGTTGCGGCATCGACGCCACCGGAGAACTGACGCCAGAGGAATTGGCCGCCACCTCCATCGATTACACCGACGACCCGGCGCGGCTGCGCGATGCGCGCTTTATCATCGTTACGGTTCCCACGCCCATCGACGAACATCGCAAGCCCGATCTCACCCCTCTGGTGGCCTCTTCAACCACCATCGGCCGCCATCTGACTCCGGGCACCATCGTGGTCTATGAATCGACCGTCTACCCGGGCCTGACCGAGGAGATTTGCCTGCCCATTCTGGAGCGAGAGTCGGGATTGAAGTGCGGCGTCGATTTCAAGCTCGGTTATTCGCCGGAGCGCATCAATCCCGGCGACAAGGTGCACACGGTGGAAAAGATCGTCAAGGTGGTCGCCGGGCAGGATGAGGAAACGCTCGATACCGTGGCCCAGGTTTACGAAATGGTCATCGCAGCGGGCGTCCACCGGGCCTCAAGCATCAAGGTCGCCGAAGCGGCCAAGGTCATCGAGAATACCCAGCGCGATCTCAATATCGCCTTGATGAACGAGTTGGCCATCATATTCAATCGTCTAGGAATTCCGACGCGCGACGTTTTGGAGGCGGCGGGCACCAAATGGAACTTTCTCAAATTCTTTCCGGGCCTTGTCGGTGGCCATTGCATCGGTGTCGATCCCTATTACCTCACCCATAAGGCCGAAGCGGTGGGCTATCATCCCCAGGTTATCCTGGCCGGCCGGCGCATCAACGACGGCATGGGCAAGTATGTCGCCGAGATGACCGTCAAAAAAATCATTCAGGCGGATAAGGCGGTTAAAAACGCGCGCGTGCTGGTGTTGGGATTGACTTTCAAGGAAAATGTGCCCGATATCCGCAACACCAAGGTGGTAGACATCGTGCATGAACTGCGCGAATACGGAATCGAGGTTTTGATTCACGACCCCCTGGCCGCCCCGGACGAAGCGCGGCACGAATACGGCCTGGAACTTGCCCCCCTGGGCGAGGTCGGCGTTCTCGATGCCGTGATTCTGGCCGTCTCCCACGAGGCGTTTCACGATCTGACCCCGACGCGGCTCAAGGAGATGACCGACAACGGCAACGGGCGCGGCGTGGTCATCGACGTCAAATCGGTGCTTGATCCCCAGGCCATTCGCGACCTGGGGCTGGTGTATTGGCGCCTGTGA